Proteins from one Capricornis sumatraensis isolate serow.1 chromosome 2, serow.2, whole genome shotgun sequence genomic window:
- the RDH12 gene encoding retinol dehydrogenase 12, whose product MLVVLGLLTSFLSFLYVTAPSIRKFFAGGVCRTDVQLSGKVVVITGANTGIGKETARELARRGARVYIACRDVLKGESAASEIRADTKNSQVLVRKLDLSDTKSIRAFAEGFLAEEKQLHILINNAGVMLCPYSKTADGFETHLAVNHLGHFLLTHLLLGRLKESAPARVVTLSSVAHHAGKIRFHDLQGEKYYNRSFAYCHSKLANVLFTRELSKRLKGTGVTTYAVHPGIVRSELVRHSFLLCLLWRLFSPFLKTTWEGAQTSLHCALAEGLEPLSGKYFSDCKKTWVSPRARNNKTAERLWNVSCELLGIQWE is encoded by the exons ATGCTGGTTGTCTTGGGACTGCtcacctccttcctttctttcctgtatGTGACAGCTCCATCCATCAG GAAGTTCTTCGCTGGCGGGGTTTGTAGAACAGATGTGCAGCTTTCTGGGAAGGTGGTGGTGATCACTGGCGCCAACACAGGCATCGGCAAGGAGACGGCCAGAGAGCTTGCTCGCAGAG GAGCCCGAGTATACATTGCCTGTCGAGATGTACTGAAGGGGGAGTCTGCTGCCAGTGAAATCCGAGCTGATACAAAGAACTCCCAGGTGCTGGTACGGAAACTGGACCTATCTGATACCAAATCCATCCGAGCCTTTGCTGAGGGCTTCCTGGCAG AGGAAAAGCAGCTTCATATTCTGATCAACAATGCAGGAGTGATGCTGTGCCCGTATTCCAAAACAGCTGATGGTTTTGAAACCCACTTGGCAGTCAACCACCTGG GTCACTTCCTTCTCACCCACTTGCTCCTGGGGCGGCTGAAGGAGTCCGCCCCTGCACGGGTGGTGACCCTGTCGTCAGTGGCCCACCATGCTGGCAAGATTCGCTTCCATGATCTCCAGGGTGAGAAGTACTACAACCGGAGTTTCGCTTATTGCCACAGCAAGCTGGCCAACGTGCTCTTCACTCGCGAGCTGTCCAAGAGGCTCAAAG GCACGGGAGTCACCACCTACGCGGTGCACCCAGGCATCGTCCGCTCCGAGTTGGTCCGACACTCCTTCCTGCTGTGCCTGCTCTGGCGGCTCTTCTCCCCCTTCCTCAAGACGACGTGGGAGGGGGCACAGACCAGCTTGCACTGTGCGCTGGCTGAGGGCCTGGAGCCTCTGAGCGGCAAGTACTTCAG TGACTGCAAGAAGACCTGGGTGTCGCCCAGGGCCCGGAATAACAAAACGGCTGAGCGCCTGTGGAACGTCAGCTGTGAGCTTCTGGGAATCCAGTGGGAGTAG